From Pan paniscus chromosome 9, NHGRI_mPanPan1-v2.0_pri, whole genome shotgun sequence, the proteins below share one genomic window:
- the PLCB3 gene encoding 1-phosphatidylinositol 4,5-bisphosphate phosphodiesterase beta-3, translating to MAGAQPGVHALQLEPPTVVETLRRGSKFIKWDEETSSRNLVTLRVDPNGFFLYWTGPNMEVDTLDISSIRDTRTGRYARLPKDPKIREVLGFGGPDARLEEKLMTVVSGPDPVNTVFLNFMAVQDDTAKVWSEELFKLAMNILAQNASRNTFLRKAYTKLKLQVNQDGRIPVKNILKMFSADKKRVETALESCGLKFNRSESIRPDEFSLEIFERFLNKLCLRPDIDKILLEIGAKGKPYLTLEQLMDFINQKQRDPRLNEVLYPPLRPSQARLLIEKYEPNQQFLERDQMSMEGFSRYLGGEENGILPLEALDLSTDMTQPLSAYFINSSHNTYLTAGQLAGTSSVEMYRQALLWGCRCVELDVWKGRPPEEEPFITHGFTMTTEVPLRDVLEAIAETAFKTSPYPVILSFENHVDSAKQQAKMAEYCRSIFGDALLIEPLDKYPLAPGVPLPSPQDLMGRILVKNKKRHRPSAGGPDSTGRKRPLEQSNSALSESSAATEPSSPQLGSPSSDSCPGLSNGEEVGLEKPSLEPQKSLGDEGLNRGPYVLGPADREDEEEDEEEEEQTDPKKPTTDEGTASSEVNATEEMSTLVNYIEPVKFKSFEAARKRNKCFEMSSFVETKAMEQLTKSPMEFVEYNKQQLSRIYPKGTRVDSSNYMPQLFWNVGCQLVALNFQTLDVAMQLNAGVFEYNGRSGYLLKPEFMRRPDKSFDPFTEVIVDGIVANALRVKVISGQFLSDRKVGIYVEVDMFGLPVDTRRKYRTRTSQGNSFNPVWDEEPFDFPKVVLPTLASLRIAAFEEGGKFVGHRILPVSAIRSGYHYVCLRNEANQPLCLPALLIYTEASDYIPDDHQDYAEALINPIKHVSLMDQRARQLAALIGESEAQAGQETCQDTQSQQLGSQPSSNPTPSPLDASPRRPPGPTTSPTSTSLSSPGQRDDLIASILSEVAPTPLDELRGHKALVKLRSRQERDVRELRKKHQRKAVTLTRRLLDGLAQAQAEGRCRLRPGALGGAADVEDTKEGEDEAKRYQEFQNRQVQSLLELREAQVDAEAQRRLEHLRQALQRLREVVLDANTTQFKRLKEMNEREKKELQKILDRKRHNSISEAKMRDKHKKEAELTEINRRHITESVNSIRRLEEAQKQRHDRLVAGQQQVLQQLAEEEPKLLAQLAQECQEQRARLPQEIRRSLLGEMPEGLGDGPLVACASNGHAPGSSGHLSGADSESQEENTQL from the exons ATGGCGGGCGCCCAGCCCGGCGTCCACGCGCTGCAGCTGGAGCCGCCCACCGTGGTGGAGACCCTGCGGCGCGGGAGTAAGTTCATCAAATGGGACGAG gagacctCCAGTCGGAACCTGGTGACCCTGCGTGTGGACCCCAATGGCTTCTTCTTGTACTGGACGGGCCCCAACATG GAGGTGGACACACTGGACATCAGTTCCATCAGGGACACACGGACAGGCCGGTACGCCCGCCTGCCCAAG GACCCCAAGATCCGGGAAGTTCTGGGCTTTGGGGGTCCCGATGCCCGGCTGGAGGAGAAGCTGATGACGGTGGTGTCTGGGCCAGACCCGGTGAACACAGTGTTCTTGAACTTCATGGCCGTGCAGGATGACACAGCCAAG GTCTGGTCTGAGGAGCTATTCAAGCTGGCTATGAACATCCTGGCTCAGAACGCCTCCCGGAACACCTTCCTGCGCAAAGC ATACACGAAACTGAAGCTGCAGGTGAACCAGGATGGTCGGATCCCCGTCAAGAA CATCCTGAAGATGTTCTCAGCAGACAAGAAGCGGGTGGAGACTGCGCTGGAATCCTGTGGCCTCAAATTCAACcgg AGTGAGTCCATCCGGCCCGATGAGTTTTCCTTGGAAATCTTTGAGCGATTCCTGAACAAGCTGTGTCTGCGGCCGGACATTGACAAGATCCTGCTGGAGAT AGGCGCCAAGGGCAAGCCATACCTGACGCTGGAGCAGCTCATGGACTTCATCAACCAGAAGCAACGTGACCCGAGACTCAACGAAGTGCTGTACCCACCCCTGCGGCCCTCCCAGGCCCGGCTGCTCATCGAAAAGTATGAGCCCAACCAGCAGTTTCTGGAGCGAG ACCAGATGTCCATGGAGGGCTTTAGCCGCTACCTGGGAGGCGAGGAGAATGGCATCCTGCCCCTGGAAGCCCTGGATCTGAGCACGGACATGACCCAGCCACTGAGTGCCTACTTCATCAACTCCTCGCATAACACCTATCTCACTG CGGGGCAGCTGGCTGGGACCTCGTCGGTGGAGATGTACCGCCAGGCACTGCTATGGGGCTGCCGCTGCGTGGAGCTGGACGTGTGGAAGGGACGGCCACCCGAGGAGGAACCCTTCATTACCCACGGCTTCACCATGACCACGGAGGTGCCTCTGCGCGACGTGCTGGAGGCCATTGCCGAGACTGCCTTCAAGACGTCGCCCTACCCCGTCATCCTCTCCTTCGAGAACCATGTGGACTC GGCAAAGCAACAGGCAAAGATGGCTGAGTACTGCCGCTCCATCTTTGGAGACGCGCTACTCATCGAGCCTCTGGACAAGTACCCG CTGGCCCCAGGCGttcccctgcccagcccccaggACCTGATGGGCCGTATCCTGGTGAAGAACAAGAAGCGGCACCGACCCAGCGCAGGTGGCCCAGACAGCACTGGGCGCAAGCGGCCCCTGGAGCAGAGCAATTCTGCCCTGAGCGAGAGCTCCGCGGCCACCGAGCCCTCCTCCCCGCAGTTGG GGTCTCCCAGCTCTGACAGCTGCCCAGGCCTGAGCAATGGGGAGGAGGTAGGGCTTGAGAAGCCCAGCCTGGAGCCTCAGAAGTCTCTGGGCGACGAGGGCCTGAACCGGGGCCCCTATGTTCTTGGACCTGCTGACcgtgaggatgaggaggaagatgaggaagaggaggaacagACAGACCCCAAAAAGCCAACTACAGATGAG GGCACAGCCAGCAGCGAGGTGAATGCCACTGAGGAGATGTCCACGCTTGTCAACTACATCGAGCCTGTCAAGTTCAAGTCCTTTGAGGCTGCTCGAA AGAGGAACAAATGCTTCGAGATGTCGTCCTTTGTGGAGACCAAGGCCATGGAGCAACTGACCAAGAGCCCCATGGAGTTTGTGGA ATACAACAAGCAGCAGCTCAGCCGCATCTACCCCAAGGGCACCCGCGTGGACTCCTCCAACTACATGCCCCAGCTCTTCTGGAACGTAGGGTGCCAGCTTGTTGCGCTCAACTTCCAGACCCTCG ATGTGGCGATGCAGCTCAACGCGGGCGTTTTTGAGTACAACGGGCGCAGCGGGTACCTGCTCAAGCCGGAGTTCATGCGGCGGCCGGACAAGTCCTTCGACCCCTTCACTGAGGTCATCGTGGATGGCATCGTGGCCAATGCCTTGCGGGTCAAG GTGATCTCAGGGCAGTTCCTGTCCGACAGGAAGGTGGGCATCTACGTGGAGGTGGACATGTTTGGCCTCCCTGTTGACACGCGGCGCAAGTACCGCACCCGGACCTCTCAGGGGAACTCGTTCAACCCCGTGTGGGACGAAGAGCCCTTCGACTTCCCCAAG GTGGTGCTGCCCACGCTGGCTTCACTTCGCATCGCAGCCTTTGAGGAGGGGGGTAAATTCGTAGGGCACCGGATCCTGCCTGTCTCTGCCATCCGCTCCG GATACCACTACGTCTGCCTGCGGAACGAGGCCAACCAACCGCTGTGCCTGCCGGCCCTGCTCATCTACACTGAAGCCTCGGACTACATTCCTGACGACCACCAGG ACTACGCGGAGGCCCTGATCAACCCCATTAAGCACGTCAGCCTGATGGACCAGAGGGCCCGGCAGCTGGCCGCCCTCATTGGGGAGAGTGAG GCTCAGGCTGGCCAAGAGACGTGCCAGGACACCCAGTCTCAGCAGCTGGGGTCTCAGCCGTCCTCAAACCCCACCCCTAGCCCACTGGATGCCTCCCCCCGCCGGCCCCCTGGCCCCACCACCTCCCCTACCAGCACCTCCCTCAGCAGCCCAG GGCAGCGCGATGATCTCATCGCCAGCATCCTCTCAG AGGTGGCCCCCACCCCGCTGGATGAGCTCCGAGGTCACAAGGCTCTGGTCAAGCTCCGGAGCCGGCAAGAGCGAGACGTGCGGGAGCTGCGCAAGAAGCATCAGCGGAAGGCAGTCACCCTCACCCGCCGCCTGCTGGATGGCCTGGCTCAGGCACAGGCTGAGGGCAGGTGCCGGCTGCGGCCAGGTGCCCT AGGTGGGGCCGCTGATGTGGAGGACACGAAGGAGGGGGAGGACGAGGCAAAGCGgtatcaggagttccagaacagacAGGTGCAGAGCCTGCTGGAGCTGCGGGAGGCCCAGGTGGACGCAGAGGCCCAGCGGAGGCTGGAACACCTGAGACAG GCTCTGCAGCGGCTCAGGGAGGTCGTCCTTGATGCAAACACAACTCAGTTCAAGAGGCTGAAAGAGATGAACGAGAG GGAGAAGAAGGAGCTGCAGAAGATCCTGGACAGAAAGCGCCATAACAGCATCTCGGAGGCCAAGATGAGGGACAAGCATAAGAAGGAGGC GGAACTGACGGAGATTAACCGTCGGCACATCACTGAGTCAGTCAACTCCATCCGTCGG CTGGAGGAGGCCCAGAAGCAGCGGCATGACCGTCTTGTGGCTGGGCAGCAGCAGGTCCTGCAACAGCTGGCAGAAGAGGAGCCCAAG ctgctggcccagcTGGCCCAGGAGTGTCAGGAGCAGCGGGCGAGGCTCCCCCAGGAGATCCGCCGGAGCCTGCTGGGCGAGATGCCGGAGGGGCTGGGGGACGGGCCTCTGGTGGCCTGTGCCAGCAACGGTCACGCACCCGGGAGCAGCGGGCACCTGTCGGGCGCTGACTCGGAGAGCCAGGAGGAGAACACGCAGCTCTGA